CTCCGTGGCCCGGCTGGTCTCCGTGGCCGTGCTGGCAAGCTCCTCGGAAGAGGCTGCCACTGTCTCGGCCGCTCCTGCCAGCTGCACCACAATGTCGTGGATCTTCTGGACGAACGTATTGAACCACGTCGCCAGCTCCGCCACCTCGTCCCTGCCGGATGCCTCCAGGCGCCGGGTCAGGTCTCCCTCACCCTGCGCGATATCACGAAGCATCTCGGTGGTCGCGCCGATGGGCTTCGCCACGCTGTTCGCAATGACCACGCCAAAGGCCATGGCCGCGAGCACGGCGACGATGATGGCGCCGGTGATTCCCCTTTTGGCCGCTGCGGCCGCCTGGGCTGCTACGTCGACATTCAGAGCCACGAGCTTTTCGAGCGCTTCCTGCGTACGATCCAGCTCCTTCATCGCAGACTGATAGGCATCGATCGCCCGTGCGTCCACCGCCGCCATCTGCTTCGAGTCTCTGTCCACCCCGGCCTGCAGAAGGGAGTCCTTCTCCTGCTGGACGGCGGCCAGAGCCTCATCCTGTTTCAGCCATTGCTCCCAGACCGGCACGAACTCCTTCCACAGCACGGCCTCCTCCGGAGTCTGCGGAAGCGGCTCGTAGATCTCGCGGCCCTTTTTAGCGTGCTCCAGCCAGAACTCTCGCTTGTTCCAGAGGCGCTCTCGCGTTGCCGCGTCTACCAGCCTGCGGTTGATGAGGCCGCGCTGGATCGCAAGCAGCGCCTGCTGGGACGCCTGCATCTGCTGAAGCCCCTGCACACTGGGGAGTCGGACCTCGGCCACCTCTTTCAGCTGGTTCAGGCCGATGATCCCAACAATGGCGGCGATCGCCGCCACCACCAGAAATGCCCCGATGAGTCGGGGTTTGATGCGAAAGTTGTTCAGTCTCACCGTTTTCTGACCTCCTGAGCCGCCCGCAGTCGCTCTCTTCTCTCGGCAGGACGCCATGTTGTTTCCCACAAACAGTGAGCGGCCCGTCAGTAAAATCGGCAGCAGATTTGTTGCTCTTTAGGGAGTAGACGGGCAAAAAAATGGCTAGAAATTGACGGGATTCTGTCTTTTCCCGCTCTGCGCGTTTCCTGATCGTTTGAGCCGCCCGCCCGCGGCGGGCGAAGGGACACCACGGGGTCAGAAGCCGAGCGGTTTACCGTCCACCAGCACCCGGCGGATCATCCCCTGGCCCGAGCGGGAGATGGCCACCTCCACCGTTAGCCGGGGAGGATTCTCCTCCCTTGCCAGTGCCATCTGCAGTTTGCTGACGGCGTCAGAGCGGGCTTCCGGGATGTAATAGCGCTCCAGCCCGTAGATGATCCTGTCGAAGTCCTTCCTGCCGCGCAGGTATACCCGACCTTCGGCGGGTCGGTTTGGCCGGCGGGCATACAGTCCACTCAGCACCGCCCCGCCCTTTCGGGGCTCCAGCTCCACAAAGATGGTCGCCCCGTCCGCAAGCCGGTCGAAGCTTACGGACCCAGCGGACAGCGCCTGCTGGCGAGGTCTGGAGATGTCATACTCCAGAGACAGGTAGTTCCCCAGGAACAGGCTACGGGGATCTACGGGCGTGACCCGGATCTCCACGACCTCTCCGGTGGCTTTCCAGAGTTCGTAGTAGGCTGCCTGCGCGCCCAGGAAGAGAATCTGCGCGGCCGCGATGATAGCAAACCACCTCTTCATTCTGCCGCCCTGCCTGCCATCGTTTCCAGCAGCCGCCTCCGCTGGCGCTCCAGCAGAGCACCGGCTCCCAGGAGAACAAGCCCAGCCGTGATGAACGCGAACCCACCACTCAGCATCGTCCCGATCAGGTCGAAATAGCGCGTCATCAGGTGAATGAAGAAAGCCGCCAACCCCACGTTCACCAGGACGGGTTGCATCCTGTGCCAGCCAAGCGCCACCAGACCGCACTCGAGCGCAAGAAGGACGACATTCGCGATGACAATGGCAGGAATCCTCACAGCCTCCGCCGACATTCCTCCGGCGGCCGCAATGAAGCAAACCGTCCCTGCGAGGGCCACCCCCAGGACGACCGCGCCTTCCCAACGGTCGGCTCCGCCGCGCCGCCATGGCACCGTCAACACAGCCGCAGACAGCGCAAGTCCTGCTCCCAAAGTGGTAACAGCGAGTCCCCAGAGGAACGCATCCGGTCCAGCCGTCGACGGGTATGCATTGGAGCTGTAAATGTCGAAAGACAATCCGTAGATGCCTAACAGGGTGGCCAGTAGTCCGGCGTAAAGGAACCACCCTCCCACGGGGGCCAGCTTATTGTTGATCCTGTGCAGCCATCCGGTGGAGTAAAGGGCCGTGCCAGCGACAGTGACCAGAAACAGGTATGGCAAAGGGGTGCCGAATCGTGCGGGATGATTTCCCAGCGTCCACCCGTACCAGGACCACAGCAGGATCACTGCGAGCCCGGCATGCTCCGGCGAGCCCAGAACGTAGGCCAGGGGCAGTATCCCCAGCAGCCACATGAGGACGGCGCTCCTCTCTCCACCCTCCGCTCCTACGTGGTAAGACTGTCCCACCAGAAAGATGCTGGCGCCCCAGATCAGGGACCCCAGAAAAATGAGCGCTCGGCCGATGGCCGGGTGGCTGCGTCGGGAGTGGGCGAGAATGAAGCCGCTGCCGTAAAGGAACGCGATGAGGCCCATCAGCAACAAAAGGCGGAGAAGGCGCGGGATGGACTCCCAGTTAGCGCCGACCACCAGGATCACCCCGGCTCCCACCAGAATGGCGCCCAGTATAGCAAGGGCCTGAGCGATGCGCCGGTGCCCCAGCGCGGTCGCCGTGTCGTCTCCGGCGAGTCCGTATCGGGCAAGGATGAGCCGGGCCTGATCGTCGCGGATCAGACCCTCCCTATGCCACTGCGCCACCTCACCTGCGATCCAGGTCTTCAGCTCATCGTCGTCCGGCGCGGGTGGCCTGTTGCCTTCCCTGACTTCCATTTCGACTCTCTCTCGGTCCGGCGGATGAAAATAACTTCGGAGTGGTTTGCGGGGGAACGTCCCCAGACGGTCAGGTTCCAGACGGCCGGCGGGACCTGGCGTGTGCCCTCCGGTGCATTGTGGCATACGGTAGGCGGAGATGCCAGCCGCCTTGTGTGTTTCGGTCAAACGATCGAGCGCGATGTTGCAGCCTGGTGGGAGACATGTTATATAAAGTTTGCGCGCTGCGGGGTGGAGCAGTCTGGTAGCTCGTCGGGCTCATAACCCGAAGGTCGTGGGTTCAAATCCCGCCCCCGCTCCCAATCCAGATACAGCCGGCCCCGGAACCTGATGGCAGTTTCCGCCTACAGGATTCCCGGGGCCGGTATCATTTTCTCCCTCAAAAGCGCCGTCGCTTCCTCCTTCTCCGAGGTGCGAGGGTGCAAGAGTCCATCGGAAGGGCTCAGCCAACCTGCCGGCGCATCCGGGAGTGCCGCGACATCTCAGCCGGGTACGCCGGCGGATCCTTTCCGCAGAGGGTTCCGGGTCAGCGTCCCTGGTAACAGCACCCACTCCTTTGGGACCCGGTCTGATGTGGGCCGGGTCCTGTTGCTTTGCCCCGGCGATGGGCTGGAAGATTCCCGGACAGCCTCACCTGGCGACTACTCTCGGACGTGCGGCTGCCTCTCCAGCGCTGCGCCCGTTCCCCGTCGCCGAAAACGGCTGCGAATTCGTGCGTGCGGAAATGCTTGACCGTGTGGGCGGAGGAGTGGTAAGATGGGCCAGCGATTCAATCCGTTCGGAGCCGTCGCCCCGTTCTTGAGAGGTGAAAAATGAAGGAGAAGATCGTCAGGGTTGGGCGCGGACGTGTCCACTTCCTGGGCCGCCCGTCTGGCTGTGTTGTTCTGGGCCGGCTGGTTCCTGCTGTCCTGCTGGTGTTTGCCGCTGTCTGTGTCCTGTCCCCGCGACCTGCCGCCGCAACCCCCCCCCGACATCCTGTGGATGAGAGGAGGGCACGCGATTGATGTTTCCTCCGTCGCCTTGTCCCCGGACGGTCAGCTCCTTGCGAGCGGAAGTGGTGACAAAACCATCAAGCTCTGGCGCGTGTCGGACGGGACGCTGGTGCGCACTCTGACCGGGCACACGGGTTATGTTTTGTCCGTAGCCTTTTCCCCGGACGGGCGGGTCCTTGCGAGCGGGAGTTGGGACAACACCATCAAGCTCTGGCGCGCGTCGGACGGGACACTGGTGCGCACGCTGACCGGGCACACGGATAGTGTTCGGTCCGTCGCCTTTTCCCCGGACGGTCAGCTCCTTGCGAGCGGAAGTCCGGACCAAACCGTCAGGCTTTGGCGCGCGTCGGACGGGATGCTGGTGCGCACGCTGACCGGGCACACGGATAGTGTTCGGTCCGTCGCCTTTTCCCCGGACGGTCAGCTCCTTGCGAGCGGAAGTTGGGACGAAACCATCAGGCTCTGGCGCGTGTCGGACGGGGCGGAGGTGCGCACTCTGACCGGGCACAGGGATTATGTTAACTCCGTTGCCTTTTCCCCGGACGGGCAGCTCCTTGCGAGCGGAAGTTGGGACGAAACCATCAAGCTCTGGCGCGTGTCGGACGGGACGCTGGTGCGCACTCTGGCCGGGCACACGGGTGTTGCTTTCTCCGTTGCCTTTTCCCCGGACGGTCAGTTCCTTGCCGGCGGAGGCGAATATACCTACGGAAACATCAAGCTCTGGCGCGTGTCGGACGGGTCGCTGGTGCGCACTCTGACCGGGCACACGGGTTATGTTAGGTCCGTCGCCTTTTCTCCGGACGGTCAGCTCCTTGCGAGCGGAAGTTATGACAAAACCGTCAAGCTCTGGCGCGTGTCGGACGGGGCGGAGGTGCGCACGCTGACCGGGCACACGAGTTCTGTTAACTCCGTTGCCTTTTCCCCGGACGGTCAGCTCCTTGCCAGCGGAAGTTCGGTCGAAACCATCAGGCTCTGGCGCGTGTCGGACGGGACGCTGGTGCGCACGCTGACCGGGCACACGTATGGTGTTGAGTCCGTTGCCTTTTCCCCGGACGGGCGGGTCCTTGCGAGCGGGAGTTGGGACAACACCATCAAGCTCTGGCGCGCGTCGGACGGGACACTGGTGCGCACGCTGACCGCGCACACGGATACTGTTCGGTCCGTTGCCTTTTCCCCGGACGGTCAGCTCCTTGCGAGCGGAAGTTGGGACGAAACCATCAAGCTCTGGCGCGTGTCGGACGGGACGCTGGTGCGCACTCTGACCAGGCACACGGGTGATGTTAACTCCGTCGCCTTTTCCCCGGACGGTCAGTTCCTTGCCAGCGGAAGTAATGACGCAACCATCAAGCTCTGGCGCGTGTCGGACGGGTCGCTGGTGCGCACTCTGACCAGGCACACGAGTGAAGTTACGTCCGTTGCCTTTTCCCCGGACGGTCAGCTCCTTGCGAGCGGAAGTGATGACAGAACCATCAGGCTCTGGCGCGTGTCGGACGGGGCGGAGGTGCGCACTCTGACCGGGCACAGGGGTTATGTTAACTCCGTTGCCTTTTCCCCGGACGGTCAGGTCCTTGCCAGCGGAAGTTATGACGCAACCATCAAGCTCTGGCGCGTGTCGGACGGGTCGCTGTTGCGCACTCTGACAGGGCACACAAACTTTGTTTTGTCCGTCGCCTTTTCCTGGGCCGAAAGGGCCGGGTTGCAGTGTATCGGGCAGAGAAGCCTTGATTTGTCCGTCCAGTCCGTCGCCTTTTCCCCGGACGGTCAGCTCCTCGCCAGTGCAGGTGAGGAAAGTGAGGGCAATAGTACCCTCAGGCTCTGGAGGATCTCAGACGGCAGGCTTATCAAAACCTACAGCCGGGAGGAAATGGGGTTCGAGCCTTTTGCCTTCTCTCCGGATGGAAGACTGCTGGCATGGGGCGAAGGCAGCTCGGTTGTCGCGGCCTTTGGCCCCGACTTATCGCCTCCGCTGACTCCTGCAGTAACAGACAGGGGCCGGTTCACCCGAATCAGCTCCGAACTGGCGGCCAGTTGGACGTCATCGGATCCCGAGACCGGCATTGCGGAGTATCAGTATGCCATCGGCACGTCTCCCACGGATCCCGGCAGCGGCTACGTTGTGGACTGGCAGTCCACCGAGGCAACCACGAAGCGAACGGCAGCATGGCTGACGCCTGCAGGATGGCGTCACCTATTACTGGTATGTGAAGGCGCGAAACAGATACGGTCCTGTGGAGCGGGGTGGGGGTGAGCGACGGGATCACTGTGGACGGCAGTCCACCTGAGACTACCATCACTGGTGCCCCGGCTCCGGCCGAGGCTCGCAGTAGCGGAGCCTGCTTTTACGTTCACAGGAGTGGACAACCTTACAGCATCCTCTGCAATACAGTCTTCCAGTGGAGGCTGGATGCAGGTAGCTGGGGGTCTGCCGGTCGCGAGACGATCGTTCGCCTGAAAAACGTAGGGAAAGGCATGCATACGTTTCAGGTTCGGGCAGTTGACCTTGCGGGCAACGTTGATCCCACGCCGGCAAGTGTTACTTGGTCGGTTCCCTGAGAGCGAGCGCGAAAGAGGTTTTGTGCCGAAATGACAGGTGGTGGGCCGTGCAGTGGGTGATCCGTCCGCGTTCGTCTTCGGACTTCCAGGTGGTCACGAGTGCCGCGGGGCCATAAGGCGCCCGGCGATATCTCCTTCATCTCACCTCTGCCCGCCCCCGCCGGGGCGGGCTTTTTTTCTGAGGTCTACGATTGGAATGTTGACAGTGGGGGCGGAGGGGAATATACTGAGCGTGTGTAAGCGAACAGATGTTCGTATATCACCCGGACCCCGGAGGGGTCCCCGGAAGGCTCAAGCGATGCAAACCGTCGGCTATTTCTATATCCGCAACCTGTTCTTCGTGCAGGCTCTCAGGCTCCACCCGGAGTTGGCCGGATGCCCGTTCTGGATAGAGCGCAGCGGCAAAGTGCTGGCGCACTCCCCCTGCCTGGAGCGGGATGGCCTGCATCCGGGGCTGTCCGCGCGCCGGGCCCGGCGCATCGCCCCGCAGGCCCATCGGCTGGAATACCACCCGGAGGACTACCGGGCAACCCACGATCTGTTCTGCCACATCGCCCATCGGCTCACCCCTCTGGTGGAGCCCCTGAACCCGGGGGAGATCTTCCTGGGACTGCAGGGACTGGACACGGGGACAGCACAGACGCTTGTGGCGGAGGCGCGCGACATGGGCTTCGAGGCGACGGTGGCGATCGCAGGGTCTCGCCTCGTGGCGCGACTGGCGGGACGCATCCACGGTCCCGGATGCACGGTTCTTGAGCCGAGTGGGCAGGCGGCGTTCCTGGCCAACCGATCCATCGAGTGCCTCTGGAGTGTCCCCCGGAAGATGCGGGAGCAATTGGGCAGGATGGGCATCCACAGGGTGGCGGATCTTCAGCGCATCTCCCCGCCAGACGCTCATCGCCCGCTTCGGTCCGCGGGAGGGACTTCTGCTCTTTGAAGCGGCCCAGGGGCGCGACCTTTACCCTCTGCGGGCAGCATGGCCACCGGAGACGCTGGATGTGGAGGTTAGGTTCGACGGTCTGGAGGACCGGCTTGCGCTGGAACACTACCTGCGGGACTTGGCCGGGCGATTGTCGGACCGGCTGGGTAAGTCGGGGAAGCGGTGTGGACGGCTGCGGCTTGAGCTTCGAGAGGAGGGTTCGTATCTGCCCCTTACGGAGGCGATGGTGCTCGGGCCGCCCGCATCGGGAGAGAACCGCCTGGCCATGGCGGCCCTGCGCCTGGCGGGACGGATGAGCGTGCGCCGTCCGCTGGAGGGTGCGCGGCTGGTGGCGGAGGATCTGAGCACGGCTCCCGTGCGGCAGCTGGACCTGTTTGCTCCGATTAGGGCGATGGAGCACGGAAAGGAGGAGTTCCAGGCTTACCTGACCCTGCGGTTCGGGAGCGGGACGCTGCGGTTCTGCTCCGAGCTGGCGGGCAGCTGGCGCGAGCGCATGCTCGGATTTCTGGCGGTGGAGGGGTGAGAGTCGAGAGTTGAAGGTTGAGGGTTGAGGGTTGAAGGTTGAAGGTTGAGGGTTGAAGGTTGAAGGTTGAAGGTTGAAGGTTGAAGGTTGAAGGTTGAAGGTTGAAGGTCTGTAGGGGAGGGATGGCCGATGTCCCGGACTTTCTCCCTGTCCCCAACCTTTCCTTGAACCTTAAACTTTAGACTTTGGACTTTAGTCACTCGACTGATGAGCCTGTTGCCATGGGTCGCCGGGTGCTGTTGGAAGTGGAAGTGGAATGCGGCGCCGACGGGACGCCTGCCCGGTTCTCTCGGGCGGGCAGGGTCTGCAGCGGGCTGAAGACGGTGGAAAGCTGGCGGGAGTCCGGTTGCTGGTGGGATGGAGAGCCGGTCCGGACGGTGTTCCGCGTGCGGGATCGCGAGGGCCGGGTGTTCGAACTGCACCGTCTCGGGGCATCGCTGTTTCCACTGGAAGGTACCACTGAACGGGCAAGCAGGTGGCTGCTCTACCGGATAGAGGACTAGCGAGGGAGGCATGCTTGTTCATCTCCATGTCCACAGCGCGTTCTCGTTCCTGGACGGATGCAGCTATCCGGAGGAGCTGGTGGAGCGCGCGGCGGAGCTGGGATACCGCGCCTTGGCTCTGACCGACCACGACAACCTGAGCGGCGTTATCCGGTTTGTGCGCGCCTGCCAGCAGACCGGCATCACGCCCGTGGTGGGCGTGGAGCTGACGGTCATGGATGACACTGGCGGAGCGGAGCGGTTTCACCTGACGCTGCTTGCGGCCACACGGAAGGGCTATGGCAACATCTGCCGCTTGGTGACCCTGGGCTACGAACACGGCGGTCGACGTACGCCGGCCGTCCCTAGGCGCCTGCTGAAGGAGCACAGCGCCGGCATCATCGCCCTGTCCGGCTGCCGCAAGGGAGAGGTGCCGCGGCGTCTGGCGCAGGGACGCAGGGAAGATGCGCGGCGGGCAGCCATCTGGCACCGGGAGGTGTTCGCGGACGGCTACTTCCTGGAGATGCAAAGGCTGCTCCTGCCGGGTGAGATGCGCCTGCTGCGCGCGCTGGAGGATCTGGGCAGGGAACTGGACATCCCTCTGGCCGCGACGGGCGATGTCCACCATCTGCGCCGCGGTGACCTTCCCGCGCACGATATTCTGACCTGCGTGCGCACCCTCACCAGGGTGGACGAGCCCCACCCGGAGCGTCCTTTCAACGCCGAGAGGTATCTGGCGGAGCCCGGCGAAATGCGCCGCCGCTTCGCGCAGTGGCCTCAGGCGCTGGAGAACACGGGGCGCATTGCGGAGCGCTGCTGCGGCGGCGTTCCGGACCTCTCGCGTCCCCGTCTGCCCCGCCCGGCCATGGTGGAAGGGGAGGCACGGGAGTTCCTGCGCACCCTGGTGTTTCATGGGGCAAGGGAGCGCTACGGGACGATCACGGAGAAGGTCCGCCGGCGTCTGGAGCATGAGCTCTCCATCATCGCCAGACTGGGCTGCGAACCGTATTTCCTGACGGTGTGGGACATCGTGCGGGAGGCGCGCTCTCGCGGCATCCGGACATCCGGGCGAGGATCGGTGGTGGACTCCGCGGTGGGACACTGTCTGTGGATCTCGGATATTGACCCGATCGCGGCGGATCTGCCGTTCGAGCGTTTTATGTCCGTGGAGCGCTCTCAGATGCCGGACATAGACGTGGACTTCCCCAGGGAGCGGCGGGACGAGCTGGTGCGATGGGTGCAGGAGCGATACGGACGCGAACACGTGGCCGGTGTCTGCACGTTCCAGACGTTCCGGGCGCGCTCCGCCCTGCGGGAGATCGGCAAGGCGATGGGCCTGCCGGAGGAGGAGATCGGGCTGCTTGCGAAGCGGGTGCGGGGCGCCGATGCGGATGAAATCGCCGATGCGATGGAGCGCCAGCCACAGGTCATCCATCAGGCGACTCACGCGAAGCGCTACACGCGCCTGTTCGAGATGTGCGCGCGTGTGGCCGGGCTGCCGCGGATGATCTCCACGCACCTGGCCGGTATAGTGATTACGGATGTACCTATACTGGACTATACACCCCTGCAGCCCACGGCCAAAGGCGTGGTGCAGATCGCCCACTTCGACAAGGACGACATCGAGGCCATTGCCCTGAAGACGGACCTGCTGTCGCTGCCCATCCTGGGAGCCGTGGATCAGGCCCGCGAGGTCTGCCCGTACGAATCCATCCCGGACGGCGACGAGCAGACCTTCCGCACGATCCGCTGCGGGGAAGCCGTCGGGGCGTTCGAACTGCAGAGCCCGGCCCAGCGCGCACTTCACACCCGTGTGCGCACTCGCAGCAAGAAGGACATCATCGACAGCATCGCCCTCATCCGTCCCGGGCCGGGGATGGGAGGGATGACGGAAAACTACATCCGCCGCCGGCTGGGTCTGGAGCCGGTCACGTATATTCATCCCTCCCTGGAGGAGCCGCTCCGGCACACCTACGGGATCATCATCTTCCAGGAGCAGGTCATCGAAGTGGCATGCGCGGCGGCGAAGTTCACGCCCGGGGAGGCAGATATCCTTCGGAAGATGATCACGCACGCCCGCTCGCGGCAGGCGATGGAGAGGCTCAGGGCGGGATTCATGGAGAAGGCGCGGGCAAACGGCCTGTCGGAGGAGCAGGCGGAGCAGGTGTTCCGCTGCATCGCCGGCTTTGCGGGCTACGGGTTCGCGGAGGGGCATGCGCGGGCGTTCGGGGAGATCGCCTACCGCAGCTCGTATCTTCTGACCCACCATCCGGCGCACTATTTCGCCGGCCTTCTGAACAACCAGCCGATGGGGTTTTATCCGCCGAACACGCTGGCGGCTCAGGCGCGCATCCGGGGGGTGCGCATCCTGCCCGTGGACATCAACCGCAGCCAGACCTGGACCACGTCCACGGACGATTCCATACGCCTGGGGTTTCATCTGGTGAAAGGGTTGTCCAGACACCTGATGCAGGCGATACCGCTGCAGGCGCCCTTCACGGACGTCCGCGATTTCTGCCGCCGCTGCCGCCCCTCCGTAAGAGAGCTGGAATCCCTGATCATGGCCGGGGCGTTCGATTTGCTGCACCCGAACCGGCGCGCGCTTCTGTGGCAGGCTGAGATGGCCGCGCGGGCGGGGCGCAGAAGCGAGAGCGCGATCCAGGGCGTGCTTCTGGATGTCTGGCCGGAGGCGCCCGAGGTGCCGGACTTCACAGAGACCCAGCTGCTCAGCCTGGAATACGGCGCGACGGGCATCACGGCGAACTGTCACCTGGTCTCGCTGCTGCGCCCGAAGTTTGACGCACTTCGCCTGCTGACGACCAACGATATGCTCTGGATCCCTCCGGGCCAGAAGGTGCGTGTGGGAGGGCTGACCCTCTGCCCCCACACGCCTCCCACGCGCAGCGGCAGACGGGTGCTGTTCTTCTGTCTGGAGGACGAGTTCGGGCTGGTGGACGTCACCTGCTTCGAGGACGCCTTCCACGCAAGCGGCTATCTGGCGTTCTCCGAGCCGCTGCTCATTGTGGAGGGGACGCTTCAGAAGCGGGGGCTCGGGCACTCCATCCTGGCGGAGCGCGTGAGGCCGGTGCCGAAGACGCTGTCCGCGGAGCGCGCGGCCACCGAAGCGCTCCAGCTACCGGAGCCGCGTATCAACGCCTCCGCACGGTAACTCACGCATTCCCGCCGAGCCCTCTCACTGCGCGAGATGCAAGCGGCGGTACATTTCCGGAACGTCAGTTCAGATCTGCGGACCCACGTCGCAAAGATTTCATGGAAAGACATCCTATTTTCATCGGGTAGACCTTGTCTAATGTCGGAAGAGTATGGTAGCCTTGCCGGGAAGGTTTGCTTGGTAAGGAGTCGGGCAGGGCAGGCAATCCTTTTGACCGGTCGTCTCTTGCGCGCCCCGCTTCCCGGGCATTCCTTTTGAAGAACTCATCACCGTCTCCGCGCGCGTGCCGTGCGCTGCTCGTGGGGGCGAAAGGAGCAAACATGAAAACTCTTTTTCTCACCGTTGTCCTGGTAGCGATGCTGGCTACCGTGGTGGAGGCTCAGTATCCCGGAGTCCTGGTGCTGCGGGATGAGGACCGCCCAAGCGCAGTCGATTACGTGCAGGTGACCTACTATGCTCCCAACTCCCTGACCCTGACCGAAATCCCCGCTCCTCCTCTTTCCGTCTCCCTCAATCCTTCTCCCTCCGTTGGGTGGGAGGTGTTCGGAGGGTGGGACGTGGCGGGCCGTCTGCTGGGATGGGCCTCTGGTCCCGCCTCCAGGGTGCAGAGTGTGACGTTCTGTCCCAACAGGGTGCAGTCGCCTCTTCTCGCCAGAGTGCAGGGGTACCTGGGTCCCACCAAGCAGTGGGACTACTACATAACGCGCAGCAGTGCGTACGAATATTTTGTCGATGTCATGTTCTGGTGGGATGCCCGCTATGGCTGGATGGAATACCGGGTGATCGACGATCAGCCGCAGGAAGTGCCGGTTGAGGATCCTGGTAATCTGCGGTTCCTGAACACGCCGATTGCGCGTGCGGTGGCTCCGGTGGTGCCGGAGCCACCACTGGTGCAGATGGGCATTATGGTGGGGTTTGGCATGCTGGGGTTATTGCGGGCACGGTGTAGGGCGTAGCCGTTTGGCTTTCGCTGAACATGCACTCACCTTTTCGGGACCCGGTCTGATGTGGGCCGGGTCCTGTTGTTTTGCCCAGGCGACGGGCCGGGAGATTTCCGGACAGCCGCACCTGGCGACTACTCTCGGACGTGCGGCTGCCTCTCCAGCGCTGCGCCCGCTCCCCGTCGCCGAAAACGGCTGCGAATTCGTGAGTGCGGAAATGCTTGACCGGGTGGCCGGAGGAGTGGTAAGATGGGCCAGCGATTCAATCCGTTCGGAGCCGTCGCCCCGTTCTTGAGAGGTGAAAAATGAAGGAGAAGATCGTCAGGGTGGGGACTCTGATTAGTCGAGTTGTAACGATATGCTCGGTCGGAAGAAAGAGCACTTGGGGCGTCAGGACAGTCTCCCTGAAGCGCCTCTTCCCTCCTGTAGTTGCTTCTGGCAATGCCTTTTGTCCTTTAGCTTCTGACTCCCTCTCGGGAGACTATCACTGCTGCAGACCTCGTCAGCACAGCGCATGGTTCACCGGTTGGTGTGACACTATCTGTTTCCTATTGTGTTTATGGGCAGGCTCTTTTGGCTGTGTTTACCCGTTGCCCAACGGCAACTTCGAAACCGGTCAACTTGCTCCTTGGACCAGCGCGGGCTTGAATAGCGGTATCACTAGAGTTGTTCCCGTCTCCTCGGTCATATCGCCTGGCGAGCATAATGGCCTGTACGTGGCGCAACTCGAATCGTACAACGGATGGACCAACTCTGTAGCAGTGCTGCGCTCCCCTGTCTTTCGACCTACCCTCCCTTACCTTCAATGGATACAGCGGTCGCAGAACATAAATGTCACTCTGGAAGCCAGATTGCTCTCATCGGATGGTCAGGTTCTCAAGTCCCTGCCCCTCGCGCCTGCGGACAGCGAATGGGACATTCAGGGTATGAGTGTGGCCGAGTACCTCGGTGAGGACATCATTCTCGAGTTCAGGCAGCACACGAATCGCGCACTATACGGATATGCAACCTGGATTGACAACATCGCACTTGTAGCAACGGACGTTACCCCTCCCTCAAAGCCGGTTGTCACCGATGACGGACCTGCTACCGGGAGCACCACAATCCTTCATGCATCTTGGACGTCGACAGATCCCGAGACAGGGATAGCGGAATATCAGTACGCCATTGGCACATCTCCTGCGGATCCAGGAAGTGGGTATGTGGTCC
The sequence above is drawn from the Armatimonadota bacterium genome and encodes:
- a CDS encoding DNA-directed DNA polymerase, which gives rise to MLVHLHVHSAFSFLDGCSYPEELVERAAELGYRALALTDHDNLSGVIRFVRACQQTGITPVVGVELTVMDDTGGAERFHLTLLAATRKGYGNICRLVTLGYEHGGRRTPAVPRRLLKEHSAGIIALSGCRKGEVPRRLAQGRREDARRAAIWHREVFADGYFLEMQRLLLPGEMRLLRALEDLGRELDIPLAATGDVHHLRRGDLPAHDILTCVRTLTRVDEPHPERPFNAERYLAEPGEMRRRFAQWPQALENTGRIAERCCGGVPDLSRPRLPRPAMVEGEAREFLRTLVFHGARERYGTITEKVRRRLEHELSIIARLGCEPYFLTVWDIVREARSRGIRTSGRGSVVDSAVGHCLWISDIDPIAADLPFERFMSVERSQMPDIDVDFPRERRDELVRWVQERYGREHVAGVCTFQTFRARSALREIGKAMGLPEEEIGLLAKRVRGADADEIADAMERQPQVIHQATHAKRYTRLFEMCARVAGLPRMISTHLAGIVITDVPILDYTPLQPTAKGVVQIAHFDKDDIEAIALKTDLLSLPILGAVDQAREVCPYESIPDGDEQTFRTIRCGEAVGAFELQSPAQRALHTRVRTRSKKDIIDSIALIRPGPGMGGMTENYIRRRLGLEPVTYIHPSLEEPLRHTYGIIIFQEQVIEVACAAAKFTPGEADILRKMITHARSRQAMERLRAGFMEKARANGLSEEQAEQVFRCIAGFAGYGFAEGHARAFGEIAYRSSYLLTHHPAHYFAGLLNNQPMGFYPPNTLAAQARIRGVRILPVDINRSQTWTTSTDDSIRLGFHLVKGLSRHLMQAIPLQAPFTDVRDFCRRCRPSVRELESLIMAGAFDLLHPNRRALLWQAEMAARAGRRSESAIQGVLLDVWPEAPEVPDFTETQLLSLEYGATGITANCHLVSLLRPKFDALRLLTTNDMLWIPPGQKVRVGGLTLCPHTPPTRSGRRVLFFCLEDEFGLVDVTCFEDAFHASGYLAFSEPLLIVEGTLQKRGLGHSILAERVRPVPKTLSAERAATEALQLPEPRINASAR